A stretch of Canis lupus baileyi chromosome 2, mCanLup2.hap1, whole genome shotgun sequence DNA encodes these proteins:
- the LOC140609463 gene encoding uncharacterized protein, which produces MLAAARRTRWRAAAIRSANGPPGASGPPRAPCHRRLGGRAGGWRQARVSRQEVRPPLLSRGRVLAARATPPWPRGGATPPPPAARGRCAPRRARRRLPGPAARSPRLSARWAAAPRRNAPGPSAGGGEGWPRRSGLGGEAAEGRRLGRRGRGGRVGAAGRSGGLWPGLGPRRRETQRGCAHRGAASDAAPAPGSGPGLARGTPRPAPSGDLQRVLASMQSSWGARRHLPAPPETGHARPRREGDARSRRPEDGTDSPRDTRPPRARAHRSPDRSVRILAPSFSRCGTSGGSLPLSVHERGRREDPRLGLGGWGRGGARGPDVAAAPRAPPRARRPGRPTPGCAGDPEAAALKSPVSRQAGGGGGRAVLFSPGARDPEALSGGRHGAAAEQGVAREAAGRAVRTAHRPTRAHTSPLCDLGRATQPLCARGSSPSPGLKEDDAPG; this is translated from the exons ATGCTGGCGGCGGCGCGGCGGACACGCTGGCGGGCAGCCGCGATCCGGTCAGCAAACGGCCCGCCCGGCGCCTCGGGGCCGCCACGGGCGCCGTGTCATCGCCGcctgggcgggcgggcgggcgggtggCGGCAAGCGCGGGTCTCGCGTCAGGAAGTGCGGCCGCCCCTTTTATCGCG CGGGCGAGTCCTCGCCGCGCGAGCGACGCCGCCCTGGCCGCGGGGCGGCgcgaccccccccccgcccgccgcccgggggAGGTGCgctccccgccgcgcccgccgccgcctccccgggcccgcagcccgcagcccgcgccTCTCAGCCCGCTGGGCCGCCGCCCCGCGAAGAAACGCCCCTGGCCCGAGCGCCGGCGGCGGGGAAGGCTGGCCTAGACGCTCCGGCCTTGGGGGGGAGGCGGCCGAAGGACGCCGGTTGGGGCGGCGAGGCCGCGGCGGGCGAGTGGGGGCGGCGGGACGGAGCGGCGGGCTCTGGCCGGGTCTAGGGCCGCGCCGTCGAGAAACGCAGCGCGGCTGCGCTCACCGGGGAGCTGCTAGCGACGCGGCtccggctccgggctccgggccgGGTCTTGCGCGCGGCACGCCGCGCCCAGCCCCCAGCGGTGACCTCCAGCGGGTGCTGGCGTCAATGCAAAGCAGCTGGGGCGCCCGCCGCCACCTCCCGGCGCCGCCGGAGACCGGGCATGCGCGGCCACGACGGGAAGGGGACGCGCGGTCTCGCCGCCCCGAGGACGGAACGGACTCGCCCAGGGACACACGGCCGCCTCGGGCTCGAGCCCACCGTAGTCCGGACCGCTCGGTTCGAATCCTGGCTCCGTCCTTCAGCCGCTGCGGGACTTCGGGCGGGTCACTGCCGCTGAGCGTTCACGAGCGAGGCCGGCGGGAGGACCCCCGCTTGGGgctcggggggtgggggaggggaggcgctCGGGGTCCGGACGTTGCCGCAGCGCCCCGTGCGCCCCCTCGCGCGCGGCGACCTGGAAGGCCAACGCCAGGCTGCGCGGGCGACCCGGAGGCGGCGGCACTGAAAAGCCCCGTTTCCAGGcaggcggggggaggaggggggcgcgCTGTCCTGTTCTCACCTGGCGCCCGAGACCCCGAGGCTCTTAGCGGCGGCCGCCACGGCGCGGCCGCAGAGCAAGGTGTGGCCCGTGAGGCTGCCGGGCGCGCTGTCAGAACCGCACACCGCCCCACACGCGCGCACACCAGcccgctgtgtgaccttgggcgagccACGCAACCTCTCTGTGCCCgaggctccagccccagccccggccttAAGGAGGACGACGCCCCTGGGTGA